The bacterium DNA segment CGCGACAGGTAGCGGTTGAAGATGCGTTCGAAGTCGCGATGGTCCTTGACCGCCAGGTGCAGCAGGTAGTCGGCATCGCCGGCCACCAGGTGGCAGGACATCACCTCGGGGCAGTCCCCCACCTCCGACTCGAAGAGCCGTAGCGACTCCTTGCTCTGGCTGAGCAGCGACACCTCCACGAACACGTCCAGGTCGCGGCCGATGGCCTTGCGGTTCACGATCATCACGTACCCGGCGATGAAGCCGCTGGCCTCCAGGCGTCGCACCCGCCGGTGGCACGCCGAGGTGGACAGGCCGACTCGCGCGGCCAGCTCGGCGTGCGAGACGCGACCGTCGCTCTGCAACTCGTTCAGGATCTGCCGATCCGTGGCATCCAGCGATTCCATGGCGAGTATTGTGCGCTATTGCATCGGATTGCGCAAATCTTGTGCACGACTTGGGAATTCTCCAAATGGGTGACTTGTTACTTCGCCATACAGCGCACTATTCTTGTGATTGACACGACGAGGAGGTGATCATGCACATCGGCGTCCCGAAGGAGATCAAGAACGAGGAACGGCGCGTCGGGC contains these protein-coding regions:
- a CDS encoding Lrp/AsnC family transcriptional regulator yields the protein MESLDATDRQILNELQSDGRVSHAELAARVGLSTSACHRRVRRLEASGFIAGYVMIVNRKAIGRDLDVFVEVSLLSQSKESLRLFESEVGDCPEVMSCHLVAGDADYLLHLAVKDHRDFERIFNRYLSRFTGVSRLRSSFAIRTVHETTRHVL